A portion of the Desulfovibrio sp. Fe33 genome contains these proteins:
- the hisC gene encoding histidinol-phosphate transaminase, whose protein sequence is MREFTVRPEILDFAPYVPGLTIEQIQARYGLTSVIKLASNENPLGTSPLVKKAIERNAARAFRYPENHTPRLVEAIAANVEVPAECVLVGNGSDEIIDMLFRMKGIPGKSNVVCYEHSFAMYRMCAKLCGLEYREVPRGEGYELPLDAMAAAADENTAMVIVTSPDNPSGLAAGVEDLSVLAGVLPKDCLLVVDEAYIEFAWPPESYSPVQAFDKFENLVCLRTFSKAYGLAGMRLGYGIMPAHLAKLLANARIPFTVNLLAEEAGLAALEDEVFFNETLSVVMRGREYFTKELGKLGCKVWPSQSNFVMFRPPMDAKTIFQTLLERGIIVRHLGSFGLGDCIRVNVGTDGENRQFIEALGDILNG, encoded by the coding sequence ATGAGAGAATTTACCGTTCGTCCGGAGATATTGGATTTCGCCCCGTATGTGCCGGGTCTGACCATCGAGCAGATTCAGGCCCGCTACGGATTGACCTCGGTCATCAAGCTGGCGAGCAACGAGAACCCGCTGGGCACGTCGCCTCTGGTGAAAAAAGCCATCGAGCGCAACGCGGCCCGGGCTTTCCGGTATCCGGAGAACCATACGCCCCGTCTGGTCGAGGCCATTGCCGCGAACGTGGAGGTGCCCGCGGAGTGCGTGCTGGTCGGCAACGGTTCCGACGAGATCATCGACATGCTTTTCCGCATGAAGGGCATCCCGGGCAAGTCGAACGTGGTCTGCTATGAGCACAGCTTCGCCATGTACCGCATGTGCGCCAAGCTGTGCGGGCTGGAGTATCGCGAGGTCCCGCGCGGCGAGGGATATGAGCTGCCCCTGGACGCCATGGCCGCGGCCGCGGACGAGAATACGGCCATGGTCATCGTGACCAGCCCGGACAACCCTTCGGGACTGGCGGCCGGTGTCGAGGACCTGAGCGTGCTTGCGGGCGTGCTGCCCAAGGATTGTTTGCTGGTGGTGGACGAGGCGTACATCGAATTCGCCTGGCCGCCGGAGTCCTATTCTCCGGTGCAGGCGTTCGACAAGTTCGAGAATCTCGTCTGTCTGCGGACCTTTTCCAAGGCGTATGGGCTGGCGGGTATGCGGTTGGGATACGGCATCATGCCCGCGCACCTCGCCAAGCTGCTCGCCAACGCGCGCATCCCGTTCACGGTCAATCTGCTGGCCGAGGAGGCCGGACTGGCCGCCCTTGAGGACGAGGTCTTTTTCAACGAGACCCTGAGCGTGGTCATGCGCGGCCGCGAGTATTTCACGAAGGAGCTGGGCAAGCTCGGCTGCAAGGTTTGGCCGAGCCAGTCCAATTTCGTCATGTTCCGTCCTCCCATGGATGCCAAGACCATATTCCAGACGCTGTTGGAGCGGGGGATCATCGTTCGCCATCTGGGGAGTTTCGGCCTGGGCGACTGCATCCGCGTGAATGTGGGCACGGACGGGGAGAACCGGCAGTTCATCGAGGCGCTTGGAGATATCCTCAATGGGTAG
- the cmk gene encoding (d)CMP kinase — MGSPLIVTIDGPAGVGKSTMAKRLARLLAIPYLDTGAMFRSVAWKLGEGAWEWSEGSLEEALDGIAYSLSGVGEDSVLSLNGKPIGNEIRTEEVGMWASNIATLPVVRTFLKKAQQALGERFSLVAEGRDMGTVVFPGAPYKFFLDASVEERARRRFLQLEGMGKPADLDELKEQIARRDAQDRNRPVAPLKPAEDAIVIDTTELDRDQVLAVLKEAVA; from the coding sequence ATGGGTAGTCCGCTGATCGTGACCATCGACGGCCCGGCCGGGGTGGGCAAGTCCACCATGGCCAAAAGGCTGGCCCGGCTGCTTGCCATCCCCTACCTGGACACCGGGGCCATGTTTCGGTCCGTGGCCTGGAAGCTTGGGGAAGGAGCCTGGGAATGGTCCGAGGGAAGCCTTGAGGAGGCGCTCGACGGCATTGCGTACAGCCTCTCCGGTGTGGGCGAGGATTCGGTCCTGTCCCTGAACGGCAAGCCCATCGGGAACGAAATCCGCACCGAGGAAGTGGGCATGTGGGCCTCGAACATCGCCACGCTGCCGGTGGTTCGAACCTTTTTGAAAAAAGCCCAGCAGGCGTTGGGGGAGCGGTTTTCCCTGGTCGCCGAAGGGCGCGACATGGGCACCGTGGTTTTTCCCGGCGCACCGTACAAGTTTTTCCTGGACGCCTCCGTGGAGGAACGTGCCCGGCGTCGTTTCCTCCAGCTTGAGGGGATGGGCAAGCCCGCCGACCTCGACGAGTTGAAGGAGCAGATCGCCAGACGCGACGCCCAGGACCGCAATCGGCCCGTGGCCCCGCTCAAACCGGCGGAGGACGCGATCGTCATCGACACCACGGAGTTGGACCGGGACCAGGTCCTGGCCGTCTTGAAAGAAGCCGTGGCCTAG
- the serS gene encoding serine--tRNA ligase has protein sequence MLDLKLMQKNPELVREALERRHSKIDVSEFTDLDDRRKRLVGDVEALKAEKNAVGPEIAKRKKAGEDASDLLDKMSKVAERTKELDKELAEVEKAEYDWMMAVPNIPHESVPEGAGEEDNPVLRYWGEKPVMDFKPKEHWEIGADLGGLDFECAAKLAGARFSISFGWCARLERALAQLMLDTQTGERGYTEVLPPFIVNKKTMTGTGQLPKFEEDLFKLTDEREFYLIPTAEVPLTNIFADEVIPEEKLPIKFCAQTPCFRSEAGSYGKDTKGLIRQHQFYKVEMVNFAHPDHSYEALEDMTRSAERILELLGLHYRTIALCTGDIGFSAAKTYDIEVWLPGQGKYREISSCSNCEDFQARRANIRFQPKDSKKKLYPHTLNGSGLAVGRCLVAVLENYQQADGSLVIPEALRPYMGGLEVVKPE, from the coding sequence ATGCTTGATCTCAAACTGATGCAGAAGAACCCGGAACTGGTTCGCGAGGCCCTTGAGAGACGCCATTCCAAGATCGACGTGAGCGAGTTCACCGATCTGGACGACCGGCGGAAGCGCCTTGTCGGCGATGTGGAAGCCCTCAAGGCCGAGAAGAACGCCGTCGGCCCTGAAATCGCCAAACGGAAGAAGGCGGGCGAGGACGCTTCGGACCTGCTGGACAAGATGAGCAAGGTCGCCGAGCGCACCAAGGAGCTCGACAAGGAGCTGGCCGAGGTGGAGAAGGCCGAGTACGACTGGATGATGGCCGTGCCGAACATTCCCCACGAATCCGTGCCCGAGGGCGCGGGCGAGGAGGACAACCCCGTCCTGCGTTACTGGGGCGAGAAACCGGTCATGGACTTCAAGCCCAAGGAGCATTGGGAGATAGGCGCCGACCTCGGCGGCCTGGACTTCGAGTGCGCGGCCAAGCTGGCCGGGGCCCGGTTCTCCATCAGCTTCGGCTGGTGCGCCCGGCTCGAACGCGCCCTGGCGCAGCTCATGCTGGATACCCAGACCGGAGAGCGCGGCTACACCGAGGTCCTGCCCCCGTTCATCGTCAACAAGAAGACCATGACCGGCACGGGCCAGTTGCCCAAGTTCGAGGAGGACCTGTTCAAACTCACCGACGAGCGCGAGTTCTACCTCATTCCCACGGCCGAAGTGCCGCTGACCAACATTTTTGCGGACGAGGTCATTCCGGAAGAGAAGCTGCCGATCAAGTTCTGCGCCCAGACCCCGTGCTTCCGCTCCGAGGCCGGTTCCTACGGCAAGGACACCAAGGGCCTCATCCGCCAGCATCAGTTCTACAAGGTGGAAATGGTCAATTTCGCCCATCCCGACCATTCCTACGAGGCGTTGGAGGATATGACTCGCTCCGCCGAGCGCATCCTTGAGCTGCTGGGGCTGCACTACCGGACCATCGCCCTGTGCACCGGCGACATAGGCTTCAGCGCGGCCAAGACCTACGACATCGAGGTCTGGCTGCCCGGCCAGGGCAAGTACCGCGAGATCTCCTCCTGCTCCAACTGCGAGGACTTCCAGGCGCGCCGGGCCAACATCCGGTTCCAGCCCAAGGATTCCAAGAAGAAGCTGTATCCCCACACCCTGAATGGCTCCGGCCTGGCCGTGGGCCGCTGCCTGGTGGCCGTGCTGGAAAACTACCAGCAGGCCGACGGCTCGCTGGTCATTCCCGAGGCGTTGCGTCCGTACATGGGCGGCCTCGAAGTGGTCAAACCCGAATAA
- a CDS encoding phosphate ABC transporter ATP-binding protein, which yields METGMNTVISIRDLTVSFKDKNALSRVSFDVMPNELTVLVGRSGSGKSTLLRAVNRLNECFEGCETSGGISVRLGGETLDVYAPRTDPERLRSRVGMVFQSPNVLPISIERNLLLPQKLVCGVGGPKAREIMERVLEDVGLLDEVKDRLKQPAGTLSGGQQQRLCLARTLALEPEILLLDEPTASVDYKSVEHIEQLLLRLAPTLPMLVVSHSLDQTRILADRVILMREGSVAGTWSRTDLDAKTAFDELLSTTF from the coding sequence GAAACGGGGATGAACACGGTCATTTCAATCCGGGACCTCACGGTCTCATTCAAGGATAAAAATGCCCTGTCCAGGGTGAGCTTCGACGTCATGCCGAACGAACTGACCGTGCTGGTCGGCCGCTCGGGATCGGGAAAATCTACACTGCTCAGAGCCGTGAACAGGCTCAACGAATGTTTCGAGGGATGCGAAACCAGCGGCGGCATATCCGTCCGCCTGGGCGGGGAAACGCTGGACGTCTATGCTCCCAGGACCGACCCGGAGCGGCTTCGCAGCCGCGTGGGCATGGTCTTCCAATCGCCCAACGTCCTGCCCATCTCCATCGAACGGAACCTGCTCCTGCCGCAAAAACTGGTGTGCGGCGTCGGAGGCCCCAAGGCGCGTGAGATCATGGAACGGGTGCTGGAGGACGTCGGCCTGCTCGACGAGGTGAAAGACCGGCTCAAACAGCCTGCGGGCACCCTGTCCGGCGGCCAGCAACAACGGCTGTGCCTCGCCCGAACCTTGGCCCTGGAGCCGGAAATCCTCCTGCTCGACGAACCCACGGCGTCAGTGGACTACAAATCCGTGGAGCATATTGAACAACTGCTCCTGCGGCTCGCCCCGACGCTGCCCATGCTGGTGGTTTCCCATAGCCTGGATCAGACGCGCATACTGGCCGACCGAGTCATTCTCATGCGGGAGGGAAGTGTGGCCGGAACGTGGAGCCGAACCGACCTCGATGCGAAAACAGCTTTCGACGAGCTGCTCTCCACGACGTTCTAA